A DNA window from Drosophila biarmipes strain raj3 chromosome 2R, RU_DBia_V1.1, whole genome shotgun sequence contains the following coding sequences:
- the LOC108036480 gene encoding uncharacterized protein LOC108036480 isoform X2: MAREESRGKRPLKIWDSWRNVRKGVVVGTFEELLVRGKDKLGVPASEPVRVVLECDGTQIEDGEYFRTLANNTVLLLLRQGERWYPTGVDVIKAAISAIPKIVCETIHALELHDETPSWKIMDNKGRVTVVLHWDQRQGGGGGGGGSGGAGGGVGSMCSGLGSSNGLLSSDKYSPSKKGLSAQSSLDNKSVSSQSSQPRYASPQITVISDDGPASIYHPGGVVLPPGVVIPGGSRRLSKQGSSFDSNVGVGVGAVHVHTPECAHHAHTPSRAGSPSTTECDFHCCALHEEGRKIAVHKSVATSPIQDGSSSPQPQSAPSVMDPMLGGSGSSGGGSGSMQRRSSGAKGHVRFLDIAPERDSSESETENTVMEDDKTTTEKFLLLIDQLSVDQKRHLSIKDIGIILERLNSKILDVERLDRESESDDCYNWTIKATIRGDALRELGVIYNGNYYAISEHPGYKEELEENGEEVEEEEEEDEEDRI; encoded by the exons GAGTCTCGCGGCAAGAGACCACTGAAAATCTGGGACAGCTGGCGGAATGTGCGCAAGGGCGTCGTAGTTGGGACCTTCGAGGAGCTCTTGGTCCGCGGCAAGGATAAGCTGGGGGTTCCTGCTTCAGAACCGGTGCGCGTTGTTCTGGAGTGTGATGGAACCCAAATCGAGGATGGCGAATACTTTCGCACCCTGGCCAACAATacggtgctgctgctgttgaggCAGGGCGAGCGCTGGTATCCCACTGGCGTCGATGTCATAAAGGCTG CCATATCAGCTATTCCGAAAATCGTCTGTGAGACGATTCATGCGCTGGAGTTGCATGATGAGACACCGTCGTGGAAGATCATGGATAACAAAGGGCGTGTCACGGTGGTTCTGCACTGGGATCAGCGGCAGggtggaggaggcggcggcggagggaGTGGTGGCGCCGGCGGCGGTGTGGGGAGCATGTGCTCCGGCCTGGGCAGCAGCAACGGTCTGCTGTCGTCCGACAAGTATTCGCCCTCGAAGAAGGGCCTCTCCGCGCAGAGTTCGCTGGACAACAAGTCGGTGTCATCGCAGTCCTCCCAGCCGCGCTATGCCAGCCCCCAAATAACGGTGATCAGCGACGATGGACCGGCGAGCATATACCATCCCGGTGGCGTTGTCCTGCCGCCAGGAGTTGTGATACCCGGCGGCAGCAGGCGGCTCTCCAAGCAGGGCAGCTCCTTCGACAGCaacgtgggcgtgggcgttgGAGCGGTCCATGTGCATACGCCGGAGTGCGCCCACCACGCCCACACGCCCAGCAGGGCGGGCAGTCCCAGCACCACGGAGTGCGACTTCCACTGCTGTGCCCTGCACGAGGAGGGGCGCAAGATCGCCGTGCACAAGAGCGTGGCCACGTCGCCCATCCAGGATGGGAGCAGCAGTCCCCAGCCGCAGTCGGCACCATCGGTTATGGATCCTATGCTCGgcggcagtggcagcagcggcggggggAGCGGCAGTATGCAGCGTCGTTCGTCGGGCGCCAAGGGACATGTGCGTTTCCTGGACATCGCCCCCGAACGGGATAGCTCCGAGAGCGAGACGGAGAACACGGTGATGGAGGACGACAAGACGACGACGGAGAAGTTTCTGCTGCTGATCGACCAGCTGTCGGTGGACCAGAAGCGCCACCTTAGCATCAAGGACATCGGCATCATACTGGAACGCCTCAACTCCAAGATTCTCGACGTGGAGCGATTGGATCGCGAGTCCGAGTCGGATGATTGCTACAACTGGACGATAAAGGCGACAATACGCGGCGATGCGCTGCGCGAACTGGGCGTCATTTACAATGGCAACTACTATGCCATCTCCGAGCACCCCGGCTAcaaggaggagctggaggagaacGGCGAGGAggtcgaggaggaggaggaggaggatgaggaggacAGAATTTAG
- the LOC108036609 gene encoding myeloid differentiation primary response protein MyD88 produces the protein MRPRFVCHQQHSVAHCHFHPLSHFQTHSHFHHPPNPHSHSPPPPQHFYCATDVSPRRYRAANMVVAEGVMDSGSGIGAGAGAGAGAGMGMGYFNETPLSELGVETRNQLSRMLNRKKVLRSEEGYQRDWRGILELAEQKGFVEENANNPMELLLTSWCQRSPKTAKVGNLEKYLGIIDRWDVCDDIQENLAKDTQRFNTKQEQRQNSLLEAYPSPPSDCLETNNNYSSNNNVTVGQSVQILSEEDQRYVQMGQPLPRYNACVLYAEADIDHATEIMNNLESERYNLRLFLRHRDMLMGVPFEHVQLSHFMATRCNHLIVVLTEEFLRSPENTYLVNFTQKIQIENHSRKIIPILYKPDMHIPQTLGIYTHIKYAGDSKLFNFWDKLARSLHDLDACSIYSTRQVQTPSPVEESAPPRVTTPSIRIQINDKDVTDLPNFKVPEAETTIVSVSGDTGSPLPEHKPKKKDRFLRRITHSFAKTPKNEGGSAKTLRHAHSVSTINVTERERTLSASSSNISTTSESKKSFIKWQPNILKKALFSRSSNKLQTPG, from the exons ATGCGCCCTCGATTTGTATGCCATCAGCAGCACTCGGTTGCCCACTGCCACTTCCATCCCCTCTCGCACTTCCAGACCCATTCCCACTTCCATCACCCGCCCAATCCGCACTCCCACTCGCCGCCACCCCCCCAGCACTTTTACTGCGCCACTGACGTCAGCCCGCGGCGTTATCGCGCTGCCAACATGGTGGTGGCCGAGGGAGTTATGGACTCCGGATCGGGGATCGGCGCGGGCGCGGGCGCGGGCGCGGGCgcgggcatgggcatggggtACTTCAACGAGACCCCGCTCTCCGAGCTGGGCGTCGAGACGCGCAACCAGCTGTCCCGCATGCTGAACCGCAAGAAGGTGCTGCGCTCCGAGGAGGGCTACCAGCGCGACTGGCGGGGCATCCTGGAGCTGGCCGAGCAGAAGGGCTTCGTCGAGGAGAACGCCAACAATCCcatggagctgctgctgaccAGCTGGTGCCAGCGCAGCCCCAAGACCGCCAAGGTGGGCAACCTCGAGAAGTACCTGGGCATCATCGATCGGTGGGACGTCTGCGACGATATCCAGGAGAATCTGG CCAAGGACACCCAGCGCTTCAATACAAAGCAGGAGCAGCGGCAGAACTCCTTGTTGGAGGCGTATCCCTCGCCGCCCAGCGACTGCCTGGAGaccaacaacaactacagcagcaacaacaacgtcaCAGTGGGCCAAAGTGTGCAGATCCTGAGCGAAGAGGACCAGAGATACGTGCAGATGGGCCAACCGCTGCCCAGATACAATGCCTGTGTCCTGTACGCCGAGGCAGACATCGATCATGCCACCGAGATCATGAACAATCTGGAGTCTGAGCGATACAATCTCAGG CTTTTCCTGCGCCATCGCGACATGCTAATGGGCGTTCCCTTCGAGCATGTCCAACTCTCGCACTTCATGGCCACCCGCTGCAACCACCTGATCGTCGTGCTCACAGAGGAGTTTCTTCGCAGTCCGGAGAACACGTACCTCGTGAACTTCACCCAGAAGATACAAATCG AGAACCACTCGCGCAAGATCATACCGATTCTGTACAAGCCGGATATGCACATACCCCAGACCCTGGGCATCTACACGCACATCAAGTACGCCGGGGACTCCAAGCTGTTCAACTTCTGGGACAAGCTGGCGCGGTCGCTGCACGATCTGGATGCCTGCTCTATCTACTCCACGCGACAGGTGCAAAC ACCCTCGCCGGTGGAGGAATCGGCTCCCCCGCGGGTGACCACGCCCAGCATTCGGATACAGATCAACGACAAGGACGTGACCGACCTGCCCAACTTCAAGGTGCCGGAGGCGGAGACCACAATCGTTTCGGTATCCGGCGACACCGGCTCCCCTCTGCCGGAGCACAAGCCGAAGAAGAAGGATCGTTTCCTGCGCAGGATCACGCACAGCTTCGCCAAGACGCCCAAGAACGAGGGCGGCAGTGCGAAGACCCTGCGCCACGCGCACTCCGTCAGCACCATCAACGTTACGGAGCGGGAGAGGACACTCAGCGCCAGCAGCTCCAACATCTCCACCACGTCGGAGAGCAAGAAGAGCTTCATCAAGTGGCAGCCGAACATCCTGAAGAAGGCCCTCTTCTCCCGGTCCAGCAACAAGCTGCagacgccgggctga